A region of the Mycteria americana isolate JAX WOST 10 ecotype Jacksonville Zoo and Gardens chromosome 24, USCA_MyAme_1.0, whole genome shotgun sequence genome:
GGTCTTGCATTGGCCCCACAGCGGGCCGTTCCTCTGCTGCCTCAGTGGGAGTCCAGGCCGCTCTCCTCCAAATTGCTGAGGGCTTTGGTCTTAATCCGGAGCTTGTGAGGTAGGGCAGCATAGGTTTGGCCCTTCAGATGATCTTctgaagggcagggcaggctgcacgGGGGTAGAGGAGAAGTTTTGGGCACTCGTTGCTCATCATCTTCATCTGAGACAGTGGTGGTGCTTTCTTTGTTcacctcagctggacagggggaaGGGCACAAGAAGCAGGCACTGCCTGACAAAGGCAAATGGAAAGCATATTTGTCCGGGCAGTGGTAATTGAGGAATGGAGAGCAAACTGTGGCTGCATCAAGCCTCTTTGGCTGCTGAAGGCCAGGTGCGTCCATGGGAGCTGGCTTTGCCTCACAGCCAAGGATGTTTCTGGATGGGCCAAAGGTTTTGCAGGAAAAATCAGCTGGCTCCAGCACCTTCGGCACAAAGCTCTTAGTTGTGAAGAAGCAGGACTCCCCAGCAAAGGGCTCAGCCTCAAGGAGTGGGGAGGCTGCTCTGCGCCCTCTGAAATAAACTCCCAGGAAGTCCTGGAGGGAGTGGCCTTGGTAGGTGCTGGTGTCTGGGCTGATGAGCCCAAAGCGCAGCTTCAGGGACAGCAGCTCTGTCCTGAGGATGGCGTTCTCCTCGCTGAGAGCAGCCAACTGGCTCTCCATGGCGAAGTCATTGAGACGCCTCTTCTCCCGTGAACGCTTGGCCGCCTCGTTGTTCTTGCGCCTCTTCTCCCAGTACATGTTGTCCTTCTTCTCATCCGGCATGAACTCCCGCTTGCGCCGGGAGGGACCGCTCACCTTGCTGTGGAGGAGCTTAGCCTTGCTCTGCTGAAACGCAAGCTCACTGACGGTGCTCAGCGGTGCCATGAAGTTTTCCATGGTCGTGAATACAGCCAAGGTTCTGCCAGAATTAGAACATAAAACTATTGCCACTAAAGGTGCTATTAATTAATACcaacaaataaattaatatagcCATGTGATTGTTTCATCTCTGTTGCAGTCACACCAGGAACACCGAGTACAGCCCTGTACGCACACATAACCTGAGGACAGCTTCCCTCAGCTATTTCTGTCATTTTGGAGCCATGTTTTCAAAATACCATCAGAACATCAAAGCACTCACATCTCACCAGTGTCTGCAAAGTCCATCAAGgggtaccaaaaaaaaagtgtgactgAGCAGAGTTAAAAAGGACATATTTGCCAACTCAGTGAACAATCACAAACACTTTGCCTAACTAACTTCAATCAGGataataaaaattgctttcacaTACTACTTATCTCCCACTGATCGCAAACTGCCTTACAAAGGAAATAAGTCTCATTGCCCCTGTTTTATAGATAAGGAAAGCACAGGGAGAAGAACTGATTTACCTCAGTCACATACCTTAGTCAGCAGCTGAAGCAGGATTACAAATCTACTGCATCTCCTCAGTCCCCATTTTTCCCTAAAACCCCTGGTCCCACCCTGGAAAGCTGGATTTCATGAAGTTTGTGATTTTGAAAGGCCTGAAAGCAAATGTGGATGAACACTATGAAAGTGTCATCTAGGAGCTTGCAAGTACTTGCACGGCAGGTGCTGAGCAGCAGTATGGCACCAAGTGTTGGCACAGAAGCATCCATGTGAAGACAATGACCATGGTACATTCCTGACTACAGGAAGAAGCTAGCAGAGAAGACCAATGATACAGTGGAAGTTGTGAATTAAATTAATAAGAGATCACACTCCAGACAACCCCATCTAAGCTACCAGCTTCCTGTAATATGGTGATCTTCCAGGAAAACCACTTCAGCCCTCCTGCCTCTGGGCAGACTGGGAGGGAATGTGCTGATCTAGTGTGTGTGTCTAGAAGTAGGCACCTCCATGTGTTCATCTTAGACACCCTCTATACTTCACAGAGACCTAGTGAGGGAGCTTAGCATGACATATACCGTACCCTGAAGTAGTCACTTACATTTGATCATCTGAGCTCCCTGGACTGTTGTCTATTGACTGTAAGAAAGCCCAGAGTAACTAATTCTGATTTAGATCTTGCAGGCATCTTAGGTCTGGTGGGAGGAATCACATCTTGTGAGCCTAACTTAAGTTTTGAGAAACTACTCTGTAGAGTCAAGAGGAGACAGCTTGTTATGATAGCTCTACAGGATGGatagggaaggagcagagaaaggATCTCACTCAGAAATACTTCAGTGTCAGACTGCTCAGGACCTAGGTCCCATCTAACAGAAAGCTAGGCCAGAGAGAGCAGCCGGCACTGAGTCTCATAAGCCATCACCTCTACAGGATTACCCTAAAATGGTAAAGAAGGGCATAATTGTTTCACTTTGATTAGCAACTAATGCACTGAAGCTTTGGTATTTGCCATGTTTCAATCCCCACAGCCCTTGCACAAGGCCCTTCATTTTAGCCTCATGACTACGTGACTGTTTGGACCCACAAAGACCAACACACAAATAGTGGTCAAGATACCCTCCATACTGTCTGGCGGATTGCAGTATGCTTTACTAGCACTGCAAGGCACTCATGGCTCACCACGTAACTAGAATAATAATAGTACCTGTTTATATAATTGCAAAGTGCTTTTCTGAGTCATGGGGACAACATCACAAAGGTTCCTGGCAGGGCTGGTCGGagtggtggggggaggagggctggctgacattttcagctgaaaacattcccccttccctccccccaagaaaaaaatgtttcaggcTGAAAGTTGCCCAAAATCAGAGGCAATAAAATCAACATAACATCCAAAAGCCAAGCATTATTCAGTTTTTAGCCAGAAACATTCAGTTTGAGCATTTTTGGCTTTCAAACAGCTATTTAGGAATCAAATTAAATGGACGTATTCAGAGCTACAAGTGAAGTGAGAAGTCAAACTCCTTCAGAAAACCTGGGCTGTATACACTCATGCAGTCAGATGCTGTGAGCTTGTGAAAATCTGGCATGTGACCTTTCTGAAAATCAACACAGCTAATAATCAGCATGACTAATAGCCAACATTCTTGCTAAATCAATTTATTGCATGAGTGACATGAATTGCTCTTTTCTTGATGACTGATAACCATCTACAAGCAAAAGGGGAAGATAATAATTCAGGACAAAATAATTCAGGACATCACTTTGGGCAGGGACAATATGTCCCTCTGAACACAGAAGGGCACTAGTTCAATGAAGGacatacagaaacagaaattataaaGAACCACGTCTGGGTGCTCCACTTGCTCTTCATGAGCATTCACATCAACACTACTCAAAAGAGCTCACACATctgtggaaaaaacccaattCCTAAACATTGTCCAGTTGTACTTTGTGTCTAGaggttttgaaaattttcagcaTTCTTCACTTTCGAAGTTTCATCTAAAAGACTACATTTGCATGGTCTCATTTTCCAAGAGTGACTAGTGATTTCTTAAGAACCCAACTCATAAATCATAAAGAGGACAAAGTTTTGGAAGCAAAGTactctctttgttttcttgcatagctctttctgaaaatcagatctCTTTTTAAGGTATCTCAGTCTAGCATCCAACAAATGAGGCATAAAAGGTCACTAGAGGATTTTGAAAATCAAACAATGTGAGAATGTATGTAAAGGAGTTCCATCATATACACAAATAATTGCATACATATCGTGCAGCAGAAATGTGAATACCGAGCCTAAAAATGCTAATCTTCTGTAGAAGCTATTTGATTAAATATTCTGCTGCTTGCAGATAAAATatcagctatttatttttacagatttagAGACCTTCAGTATTGGCAGGTTGTCATCAACTGTGATCTCTGCACAATGCAGACCTGCAAAATAGACAAATCCACATCTATTCGCTATCCGAGTTTGCTCAGCGTGACCAGAGTTTTGTTCTGGTTTAAATTAGGACAAGTTCCATGAAAGTATTCTCTGTCCAAATCAGTGTGATTttgtaattaaatacatttggaatgcatttattttaatttagccATAAGTCCTTGAGATCTCAAACAGTACACAAAGGTTCTGAGAGTAACTGAAGACCAAAACAAAGAATGGCCTTTAGCATGAATATGTTTGGGGTAATTCCTCCGGCTTTTGATCAAAATTACTTCTGATCTCAAAGCATCAAAGGGAGAATTTCAGTGAGTGTACCTGTGGTTTCTGACAGCGTCAAGAGGCAGAAATACACTATTATTTCACGGCTTAATCACTTACCAGGAATTTTTCAGGTTAGTATTTGACGTGACTTCTTTGTTGAATGAGTCAAAGATCAACAGGTGGCTTTTTCACTGTGTAAACTCATCACCCGCGTTGGGGAAAGTAGCTTGTTTTCTCCCTGTTCTTCTCTTGCTCCTGGTGCCTGTCATAAGGAGATCCTATAAGAAGTTTAACAGTTACTGCAACCAACACTGACTGTCCAATATAGCTGGGAAGCATGAGAAATAAAAGGGACCCAAAATAGGCATTTGTgagacagaacaaaaaaagtaataatgaacCTGAACTCTTCCTTCCAGCAAACTCATTTCAGCACATTTGTTTAACCTTTCCCACATTTGTTCGATCCCTCATACTCTAATCCATTGTGCCAAGGTGGGAATTTCCTTTAGACCCCAACTTAATGCTGCGTGAATTGAAGCAGATGGAAGTGAAATAGTGAGAAGTGAGGGCTGAGTCCAGGAGAAGAGGCAGGAGTCAAATCAGAGGGAGGGCACAGTTACACATACTTGGACGTGGGTAAGGTGTGGAAGGAGGTTGGGTGTGAAGTATGAGGCAGGGGAAGTTCTTATCGGAGGCAGGATCTGGCCTTTTAAGGGCAAGGAATTAGCTGGGCCAATACATAAAAGCATCAAGTTTTAGGCCACAGAGTCTAAACTCTACCTGTTAGTTACATCTGCAGCCCACAAAGTCGCACATATACCCACACAACATTTGTCTTGGAACTCTTCATGAGCGCAGACTCTAGCAATCAAGCGCACAAGGTGACACCAGCTTGTACGCGCAAGGACGAGTGGAAACATTAATATTAGTAATGATGGTAGAACTGTTTTGGTCACGTGCATCATGCAACCAGTATTTCCTAAGGTGCATTGGTATCTATTTCTGCGGCTATAAAGGTAGAAGACAATTACTAATGTCTTGCCAGAACGTCAGCCATATTCTGTATTATCTGCATCctgaacagaagagaaagcaccAAAAACCTTGTAAAATGAGGGTGTTCCTTCATTTTTCACCTCTGATTTGCACTAAAGCTGCTAGTTCTGCTCAGACAGACCATCTTTCCAAAGCCCTACTTCTCTAGAGACAGCAGCCTTTGAACTTTTCTGGTCTCTTACCTTTCTGAGCAGGCAGAAGGCAAGCCACCTTTTTATGTAAAGACTGTTAAATACATGGAGATATGCAATAAAAACTATCCTTACCACTTCTACAATGCATCTGATCAGCTGTGAAGGGCTAAATTTGTAATGTCCTAGTTTAACGCTGACGTTAAACTGTTTACACTTCTGTGAAAATGAGGACGTTATATTAAGGTTTTTGTACATGCACTCTATCTACCTGGTCAAAAGATCCTCATTTCTGGTAAAATTGCTTTCCTTCCACTAACAGAAGACCATATTAGGGCTCAGGCTTCAGAGGTTTGGTTCAGACCtatcttcccttctttctcttaTCTCCACCTTGAGCAGCAGATCAGAGCAGACTCTAATGAATTGTACTTTCCAGCAGGCTGTACAAAGCCCTCCAGCAAACCCCTTGTATCTAACAGGAACTGTTTCACTGCAGTTCTACGAGACAATATACACTTTTCTCTAATCAAAACATGCTGCCTCATAAAACAGCTGGTGAATCTCACTTGTCTGTGATCATAAGTCAAGCCCTCAACCCTCCAATTACATTATTCTTTCTCCCAAGGATGTAGAAAATTAGAATAGATCCTGTGAAGGGCCACCAGAACAGCCATAGATTCGGAACAGTTTCTGGATACAGAAATGCTAACTCATTATTTCTCAAGAATAAATAACATGAACTGGAATTATCAGGCGGTggatttcaaagaaacaaaaggaagcacATCTTCATACAAcgtaaaattaaaattttgagttTCTTGCCTCAGGATAGTGtagtcatgaaaaataaaaagggaatcACAAAAAAGATTAGGCAAAAGATCAGGCCAGGTGGACCTTTAAGCTGACTCAGTCTGACCATTGTTACATCCTAAAATACTGTGTGAGTCTGAGTATTAAATAAATTTCCAGGAAATGGGTTATAGATGCTGTAGAACTGAACCGTAGTCATGAGTCTTACCTTTTATTTGAATTAGAAGAGAGGACAAAGTGGATTACATACAAAATTCAATCATTTTAATATGGTGAATATCTATATTTTATTCTTCTCAATATGCTAATTTTTAATGTGCAAATCTAAATTTTACTACTTCTCAGTATGACTTCCTTTTCTATAAATTGCAAACGTTTTCTTAAATCTTCACGTCTGTCTATTTCCCCTTTTTTATATCACGAATTCATATCTACAACCACTGATAATGTTTTTGAGTTTGAAGGCtcatttaaaaacacagctgaGAGGAGTATTCTTAACTAAAACCACAAGAATTAAAATCCAAGCATAAatctacattttaattaataggAAAAATCAATGTAATATAGAAGTGAATATAGTGGCTTGGCATATCTTCCCTGTGTTAgaggtttcttttctttactcTGAAGTAAAAATGGTTTTCTGTGGTATTCCCATGCCATGCACAGATTTCAGCACATACTGTATACTTGATTTTCAATATAACTTTaaacaaacaaagagaagaaagcttccaattatttttcataaaacacataATTCCATTACAAAATTAACTACCTTACACACAATTTTTGGATCAAACTTTGATTCCCAGCTTCCTTATCGCACTCGATTCAGCACCCATATACATAAGAGCCAATCCATAGAAACATCACTGGAGCTTGCCTACCTTAAACCGAGAACCTTAATCAAACCGAGAACAGAATTTAGGCTTTAAGGAGTTTAAATCAGCACAAAGTCTGAGCCACATTACCCTTGCTTTACACTAATATAAAGGAGCTTGATAGCTGCCTATTTTTTCACTCTTAAATTATATCATCCTAAACTAAATCAGAACTCAGCTGTTAATCTCAAGCCACTCTAGTACATCAGTATCTAACCCACAGGAGTTATTCAGAATTTACACTGATAAAATGAGATAATAAACAGGCCCCAGTGAGCATGGCATGATTTACAACAGAAACCTCTGAAAACTTCTACCAGGAACACTGAGCTGTACAAACACTGCAGTGCAAGTACCTTAGTAAACAAGTTTCGATCCTCACTGCTGTTTCTTCACCttagtaataagaaaaaaaaaaatctgtggtttgGTAGTATCTTACAATACTCTCTAAACCTACTGGCCTATTTAAGATAAAAGGACATCATTCTAATGACTCATATTCCTGAGTATTTCACATTCATGCTAAAGCAGTGGTTAACAGGTGCTATTGAGGAATAGGTATTACTCACTTTTTGTATCTCAATGGGAAATAGGATGGTCTATTGATTAAagctggcagaaaaggagaaaacagagcagaCCCTAATGACCCGTATGACTGAACTCCAGGACAACTACTTCTGTGGCTGCTACTGATGGAAGAATCACTCTTGCTGGTGAAGCTTTAAActcaaattcaaagcaaaactgaCTCAGAATCAACTACGGTATGTCAAAGTCACAGTTCTGCTGTGtgtctgttttgaaaacacacaAATGATTGTTGGCTCAGAGCACCAAATGTTGCTGCAAGTCTGTCAATATATTGCAGTGCCTTTacagacagattttcaaaatcaAGCATTTTCACCATTGGGCCAGGTTTTCTAAAGTCTGGTTTCCACTGAAGCTTTGCACTAATTTGGGCACTTGTTTGGAAATCAGATTCCAAGACTCCATAAGGATTCTCTGGAGTGGATCACTTTTGAAACTTAGCCACAACGACAGATGCTGAACTCCTGAAAATCAAGTTTTTCTGTAGAGATTCAGAGTCTGACGGATATATTGAACTTTCTGGTATACTAAAATTCTAGGCTCAAAGATATTAAATCACTGTCTCTGCAGCTGAATCACAACAGGTTGTTCATTAGGGGCTTGGTAGAATTAGTCTTCTCTTTTGGTCTTGAGGTATGAGACTTCAAACCATGTGAACCTATCCAAAACTACCGAACCACCTGCAGCAGAACTGCTGGGTGTTACAGCTTGTAAGCTGTGTATGTATTGATTCTTCAGTCCTTGTGGTCAAAGCCCACACTGCTGAGGCTGCATTGCTCATGGTAAATAGCCTCAAAACCAGCTCAGGTATTACTCTATTTGGAACAAACTGACCTCTAAATATTACTGTGGGTCTACAACAGACCGTAAGACTGGAAATGTACTGCAAAACCCTTAAAACCCCTAAGTTACTAATGATTCTTTGCAAGTGACAGAGTTTTGCATTTCTTGGTCTGCAAATGCCTCAGTGCATGCTGCTGATGAATAATGAAGTCTTCATGGTGTTTGCTCCATTCAGCTTGCCTCTGTGCCCAAGAAAGCTGACCCCATCACACCATGGCTCAACACAAGATACGTCAtaaatgtttgggggtttttttctgggaaaggactttaaagaaatcctttttcctcctctgctttattTCATAGTTTGGGTCGAAAGCACTGACTTTTCAGCAGATTATGCTTGGCACATATAATTTAGTTGAATTCGGAAACACTGGAATTAGAAAGTCGTTTCaactaaaaatgcaaaacaattaaGATCTTagtattttcagataatttttgctgatatttttttaaacaactaaaaCTTTCCTTGGAAAGCTGTTTGAAAAGTGGTCTGGATACTAGTGAATATTTTACAACCATTTTTAGTTGTCTTGTTCCTTCAGTTTCAGCACCTACTTGGTGGACCCTGCTCCAGGAACAGCTAAAGCACAGATAACTGAattgttctttttccccttgccATTTCTTCCTTGCGCAATGCAGGGTAGCCCAGAGATATCTGAACCATTTCATTCGGATGCAATGATGCTGAGACAGACTGGAATTCCCCCAAGCTAACTAATGCCAACAAGCTTAATTTGGCAATGCTATTGTGACCAGACTACATTTACTACTGAAGTGGGCTTACTGAGAGCACGCTTAAGCACAATCATAGTGCACAGATTTGGAGGACCAGATCATACTGTATCAGATCTGTGTCACATCGTTTATAGACAAGCGGTAAATAACACATAAAACCATTATGCTACGCAGCAGTGTAGATGGCAAGTATGAACCTGTTAATTCTTGTGGATATTTTAAGTGGCAGCTTTTGGTCTGCTGTGCTAACGGGAACCGGCAAGGTGTGGCTGCATGTACCTTGGTGTAACTCAGCAGTAAGTCTTTTCCAGTCACTAGATCTTCACTCACACGACTGATGGGAGAAGAGAACTAGCCCAGGAACTCAAACGTCTGGCTCCAGTTGAACAAGCAGATGGATGCTTGTGTGCAGCGTGCCGCTGGCAGTACGTGCAGCCCTGCATCCGCTCTCCACCTCTCTCGCCTACCCAGAGGGATGGAAAATTCCATCTGACAAAAACTGCTGTTGcaatagtttttttaaaagtgaagttcGATTCACAAAGATAAAGGTCGTAATTATCTGAAGGTTACCCCAGATGTTATGGTGATGCCTCATCATGAGGAAGAAGTGAGAGGTGGTCTAGAGGAAGGTAAGGCCCTTCCTCTCTGTAGCACTAGAATGTAATTTCAGGCTGTGAAATCAATGAGACCTAGGcatgtgtttaaaattaagcagagGCTAAGAGCTTTTTCTGAGACAAGGCCAGAAATGCTGGCTTAAGCAGGGCTGCCATTGATGTTAGCAACTCAGTGGCTTTCTGTCCTAGAAATTAGAAGATAAGAACCATCAGGAAAGAATTGAACACATTTCTAATCTTTCCTAGATGCAATCATCTGTGGTTAGGAGGTCTTGAGGGCACACGGAGTGGAATCATTTGCAAATGACAAAATCCCCTGCTCTGTAGAAGCTGCAAAGATACGACTGTAACAAAGCTTGTAACAATACTttaagaggaaaagcaagaacaCATCCTGATAAAAACAAGGACCTCCCCTGCCATTTTCAAAATCTATTCCCCAGCAAACACCAGTCATCAGGAAAGACAGCCTTCTCCTATATTTGATATTCCCGATTCCTTTCTTCACCTTTACACATATCTGTTTCAAAACACCcaacccaaaatattttgttcagccAGTAAAACTTCCAGGACCTGCTTCATTCCCCAATTGT
Encoded here:
- the NFILZ gene encoding NFIL3 like protein; translated protein: MENFMAPLSTVSELAFQQSKAKLLHSKVSGPSRRKREFMPDEKKDNMYWEKRRKNNEAAKRSREKRRLNDFAMESQLAALSEENAILRTELLSLKLRFGLISPDTSTYQGHSLQDFLGVYFRGRRAASPLLEAEPFAGESCFFTTKSFVPKVLEPADFSCKTFGPSRNILGCEAKPAPMDAPGLQQPKRLDAATVCSPFLNYHCPDKYAFHLPLSGSACFLCPSPCPAEVNKESTTTVSDEDDEQRVPKTSPLPPCSLPCPSEDHLKGQTYAALPHKLRIKTKALSNLEESGLDSH